From Flavipsychrobacter sp., a single genomic window includes:
- a CDS encoding YqgE/AlgH family protein has protein sequence MKFLDLHKLSDKKLLKAGRILIAEPFLKDSSFARSVVLLCEHGSEGALGFILNKPTEMTIGDLLPELYAPTTIINKGGPVQLDTLHMLHGLPKELGGSEVANGVYWGGSYEVLQSLITDTTLKNNLVKLLVGYAGWSPGQLEDELKEGSWLISDINDDIIFETDPNEMWRKAILSLGKEYAYLANMPTDPQLN, from the coding sequence ATGAAATTCCTAGACCTACATAAGTTATCCGATAAAAAACTGCTGAAAGCAGGTAGGATACTTATTGCAGAGCCCTTTTTAAAGGATTCTAGTTTTGCAAGGTCTGTTGTTTTGTTATGCGAGCACGGTTCGGAAGGTGCCTTAGGGTTTATTCTTAATAAACCCACAGAGATGACTATAGGGGATCTGCTGCCCGAACTATATGCGCCAACTACTATTATTAATAAAGGAGGTCCCGTACAGTTGGATACTTTGCATATGCTGCATGGTTTGCCCAAAGAGCTAGGGGGTAGTGAAGTAGCCAATGGTGTTTATTGGGGTGGCTCTTATGAAGTGTTACAATCTTTAATAACAGATACTACCCTTAAAAATAACCTTGTAAAACTACTTGTGGGGTATGCAGGATGGTCGCCAGGGCAACTAGAAGATGAACTGAAAGAAGGCTCTTGGTTGATCTCTGATATAAATGATGATATTATTTTTGAAACAGACCCCAATGAAATGTGGCGAAAAGCCATACTTTCCTTAGGTAAGGAGTACGCGTACCTTGCTAATATGCCAACGGATCCTCAATTGAATTAA
- the uvrC gene encoding excinuclease ABC subunit UvrC, producing the protein MTKEEFSNIAPTIPTQPGCYRYFSSEEELLYVGKAKNLRKRVSSYFNKTLDNYKTHKLVNTIARIEYTVTNTEHDAFLLENSLIKHYQPKFNIDLKDDKSYPYIVIKKEPYPRVFLTRRVIKDGSEYLGPFTGVAHVRDLLALIKNNIPLRTCNLKLTPKNIKGGKFKVCLEYHLGNCKGPCEGLQTEEAYSENLQHVRHILKGNVGEVTTALKKEMNELAENMQYEKAAVLKQKIDALKKYQSKSTVVNQRLGTLDVVSIVSDEKEAFVNFMMVDNGSIVQTYTVKVETKIEEEDQDVLALIVDRLRERYKSVAKEIVSPISIAVSDDNVKVTVPKAGDKKKLLELSQKNVEIYRSEERRRKSLVLTNKEMINKMEAIEELQDSLQLPDLPTHIECFDNSNFQGAYPVSAMVCFRDGAPSNKEYRHYHIKTVKGINDFASMSEVVYRRYKKLLDESLPLPQLVIIDGGKGQLGAALESIEKLGLTGRMTIVGLAKREESIFFPGDSEPLQLPFDSKAHLLVRYIRDEVHRFGITFHRKIRSKGTFKNELEAIEGIGEKTATELLKEFRSVKNIKTLTQRELTRVIGQSKARIVWSYFNENNDS; encoded by the coding sequence ATGACAAAGGAAGAGTTTAGTAATATAGCGCCAACCATACCTACACAGCCAGGATGTTACAGATATTTTAGTAGTGAGGAAGAGTTGCTTTATGTGGGTAAAGCCAAAAACCTTCGTAAAAGGGTTAGCTCTTATTTCAACAAAACCTTAGATAATTATAAGACCCATAAACTCGTAAATACTATAGCTCGTATTGAGTATACCGTTACTAATACTGAGCACGATGCTTTTTTACTAGAGAACTCTTTAATAAAACACTATCAACCTAAGTTCAATATAGACCTTAAGGATGATAAAAGTTATCCTTATATAGTAATAAAAAAAGAGCCATATCCCAGAGTGTTCCTCACTCGTAGAGTGATAAAGGATGGTTCGGAATATTTAGGGCCGTTTACAGGAGTAGCACATGTAAGGGATCTCTTGGCTTTAATAAAAAACAATATACCTCTTAGGACCTGTAACCTCAAGCTTACTCCCAAAAACATAAAGGGCGGGAAGTTCAAGGTTTGTCTTGAGTATCATTTGGGCAACTGTAAAGGACCATGCGAAGGTTTACAGACAGAAGAAGCTTATAGTGAAAACTTGCAACATGTAAGGCATATTCTAAAAGGTAACGTAGGAGAAGTGACAACTGCTTTGAAGAAGGAAATGAATGAGCTGGCTGAAAACATGCAATATGAAAAGGCAGCTGTTTTAAAGCAAAAGATAGATGCGCTAAAGAAATATCAGAGTAAGTCTACAGTAGTTAATCAGAGGTTGGGTACACTTGATGTTGTTAGTATAGTATCTGATGAGAAAGAGGCCTTTGTCAATTTTATGATGGTGGATAATGGTAGTATTGTACAGACCTATACTGTGAAGGTAGAAACGAAAATAGAAGAAGAAGATCAGGATGTTTTGGCCCTAATTGTAGATAGATTACGTGAGCGTTATAAGAGTGTAGCAAAAGAAATAGTTAGCCCAATATCCATAGCTGTATCTGACGATAATGTAAAGGTGACTGTACCTAAAGCAGGAGATAAAAAGAAATTACTTGAGCTCAGCCAAAAGAATGTAGAGATATATAGAAGTGAAGAAAGAAGACGCAAGTCTTTAGTACTTACGAATAAGGAAATGATCAATAAAATGGAGGCTATAGAAGAATTGCAAGATTCGCTGCAACTTCCAGACCTGCCTACACATATTGAATGTTTCGATAACTCTAACTTCCAAGGAGCGTACCCTGTATCAGCTATGGTATGTTTTAGGGATGGAGCGCCTTCTAATAAAGAATATAGGCATTATCATATTAAGACAGTGAAGGGTATCAATGACTTTGCTTCTATGTCTGAAGTGGTGTATCGTAGATATAAAAAACTATTGGATGAGTCATTGCCATTACCACAATTAGTTATTATAGATGGAGGTAAGGGGCAGTTAGGTGCTGCATTGGAGAGTATAGAAAAATTAGGGCTAACAGGTAGAATGACTATAGTAGGTTTAGCTAAAAGAGAAGAGTCTATATTCTTTCCGGGAGATAGTGAACCCTTACAACTGCCTTTTGACAGCAAAGCACATTTGCTAGTAAGGTATATTAGAGATGAGGTGCATAGGTTCGGTATTACCTTTCATAGAAAGATAAGAAGCAAAGGGACCTTTAAAAATGAACTGGAAGCTATTGAAGGGATAGGAGAGAAGACTGCAACTGAACTTTTAAAGGAGTTTAGGTCAGTAAAGAATATCAAAACACTAACACAAAGAGAGCTGACAAGAGTTATAGGACAATCTAAGGCAAGAATAGTATGGAGTTATTTTAATGAGAATAATGATAGTTAA
- a CDS encoding DUF983 domain-containing protein, with protein sequence MSKVPGLVPSMLQMKCPNCRKGHMFSNKSIFPLSKLLKMPERCNVCGQEFELEVGFYYGTGYVSYALTVGLFLFNFVWYSLIFGISYKDNSIFYYLGSSIAIVTLLQPWIMRISRVLYLNIFVKYGKGAKRKS encoded by the coding sequence ATGTCAAAAGTCCCAGGGTTAGTGCCCAGTATGTTACAAATGAAATGCCCCAATTGTCGTAAAGGGCATATGTTTTCCAATAAAAGTATTTTTCCCCTTAGCAAGCTGCTGAAAATGCCGGAGCGATGTAATGTCTGCGGTCAGGAGTTTGAATTAGAAGTTGGGTTTTATTATGGTACAGGCTATGTTAGCTATGCGCTTACTGTAGGCTTGTTTTTGTTCAACTTTGTATGGTATTCTTTAATATTTGGCATCTCTTATAAGGATAATAGCATCTTTTACTATTTAGGGTCTAGTATAGCCATTGTAACGTTGCTACAGCCTTGGATCATGAGAATATCTCGTGTATTATACCTTAATATATTTGTAAAATACGGCAAAGGCGCTAAGAGAAAGTCTTAG
- the accC gene encoding acetyl-CoA carboxylase biotin carboxylase subunit: protein MQKILVANRGEIAMRVMRTASEMGIKTVAVYSEADRNMPFVRYADEAVCIGPAPSAQSYLRADKIIEVAKATGADAIHPGYGFLSENAEFSKAVSDAGLIFIGPSAHSIETMGSKIAAKQAAKKFNVPMVPGTEDPLKDVAEAKEIAAKVGYPILIKASAGGGGKGMRVVNSEDELEQQMQMAKNEAKNAFNDDDVFIEKYVGAPRHIEIQLLGDQHGNYVYLFERECSIQRRHQKLIEEAPSSCLSPDIRKAMGESAVNVARSCNYYGAGTVEFLVDEDLNFYFLEMNTRLQVEHCVTEMITGIDLVKEQINVARGEKLSFGQDDLKINGHSLELRVCAEDPANDFLPDTGKLEMYQVPKGPGVRVDDGYEQGQDIPIFYDPMIAKLVVHADNRDAAIARLCRAVDEYHIKGITTTLGFGKWAVQTEQFRTGNFDTKFIEKHYKPEYLTPENKEAEEAAALLAAYVWDNSKKSVAKPKTVSAAANNWKLRRR, encoded by the coding sequence ATGCAAAAAATACTGGTTGCCAATCGTGGCGAGATAGCAATGCGTGTTATGCGCACTGCATCAGAAATGGGTATAAAAACAGTAGCAGTTTATTCTGAAGCTGATAGAAATATGCCCTTTGTACGCTATGCAGACGAAGCTGTTTGCATAGGACCTGCACCTTCAGCACAATCTTATCTAAGAGCAGATAAAATAATAGAAGTAGCTAAAGCTACCGGAGCAGATGCCATACATCCTGGGTATGGTTTTTTAAGTGAGAATGCCGAGTTCTCAAAGGCAGTTTCTGATGCTGGGTTGATATTTATTGGTCCGTCGGCTCACTCTATAGAAACAATGGGAAGCAAGATAGCAGCTAAGCAAGCAGCTAAGAAGTTTAATGTGCCTATGGTGCCTGGTACGGAAGATCCGTTAAAAGACGTGGCAGAGGCAAAAGAAATTGCAGCGAAGGTAGGGTACCCTATTTTGATAAAAGCGTCAGCTGGCGGTGGTGGTAAAGGTATGCGTGTGGTTAATAGTGAGGATGAGCTAGAACAGCAAATGCAAATGGCTAAAAATGAGGCTAAAAATGCATTTAACGATGATGATGTTTTTATAGAGAAGTATGTAGGTGCTCCTCGTCATATAGAGATACAGTTGCTTGGAGATCAACATGGAAACTATGTTTATCTCTTCGAAAGAGAGTGTTCTATTCAGCGTCGCCACCAAAAGCTAATAGAAGAGGCACCATCTAGTTGCCTGTCTCCTGATATACGCAAAGCAATGGGGGAGAGTGCTGTTAATGTGGCTCGTTCTTGTAATTATTATGGGGCGGGTACTGTTGAGTTTTTAGTAGATGAAGATTTGAATTTCTATTTCTTAGAAATGAATACTCGTTTACAAGTAGAGCATTGCGTAACAGAAATGATCACAGGCATTGACCTGGTAAAAGAGCAGATCAACGTTGCTAGAGGTGAAAAGCTATCTTTTGGCCAAGACGATCTAAAGATAAACGGACATTCTTTAGAGTTGAGGGTTTGTGCTGAAGATCCTGCAAATGATTTCTTGCCGGATACCGGAAAACTTGAAATGTATCAAGTGCCTAAAGGGCCAGGAGTAAGGGTGGACGATGGTTATGAGCAAGGGCAAGACATTCCAATATTCTACGATCCTATGATAGCGAAGTTGGTGGTGCATGCAGATAACCGAGATGCTGCAATCGCTCGCCTTTGTAGAGCAGTTGATGAGTATCATATTAAAGGGATAACCACTACACTTGGCTTTGGTAAATGGGCTGTGCAAACAGAACAGTTCCGTACAGGTAATTTTGATACAAAGTTTATTGAAAAGCATTACAAACCAGAGTATCTAACTCCCGAGAATAAAGAGGCTGAAGAAGCAGCTGCATTATTAGCTGCTTATGTTTGGGACAACAGCAAAAAATCAGTTGCTAAGCCTAAAACTGTAAGTGCAGCAGCTAATAATTGGAAGCTAAGAAGAAGATAA
- a CDS encoding glutathione peroxidase: MLTIMLSFLSFLFPAPAPSENIPASIYDFKVEALDGGTINFADYKGKKILIVNTASKCGFTPQYEDLEQLYTKYKDQLVIIGFPANNFGKQEPGSNEEIASFCKKNYGVSFPMAAKISVKGKDMAPIYHWLTNKDYNKVKNSSVKWNFQKYLIDENGQLIDVYGSTVKPMSDKIISAIKK, from the coding sequence ATGCTAACCATTATGTTGTCATTTTTAAGCTTTTTATTTCCTGCTCCAGCACCCTCCGAAAATATACCAGCTAGTATTTACGATTTTAAAGTAGAAGCACTAGATGGTGGCACTATTAACTTTGCCGACTACAAGGGCAAAAAAATACTAATTGTCAATACGGCTTCTAAATGTGGATTCACACCACAATATGAAGACTTAGAGCAGCTTTATACTAAATATAAAGACCAACTAGTTATTATTGGTTTCCCTGCCAATAACTTTGGTAAGCAAGAACCTGGTTCAAATGAAGAAATAGCTTCTTTCTGTAAGAAGAACTACGGCGTATCTTTTCCTATGGCTGCCAAAATATCTGTCAAAGGGAAAGACATGGCACCTATATATCATTGGTTAACCAATAAAGACTACAATAAGGTTAAGAACAGTTCTGTTAAATGGAATTTCCAAAAATACCTTATTGATGAGAATGGACAACTAATAGATGTATATGGCTCTACAGTAAAACCAATGAGCGATAAAATAATATCTGCTATAAAGAAATAA
- a CDS encoding Ig-like domain-containing protein yields MKEQTVRVLFIFLLVAIFYSCANIVPPEGGDKDVTPPKLLSITPKDSLINTRVTEIEMRFDEFLELKDATSEVRVSPVLPFPLDVRLSGKKVKVLIPDSLLNENTTYRIDFGTAIRDLHEGNAYKGSSYIFSTGNYFDSLMLSGKVINANTGTPADGVNVMVYLAKDGDSAVVKKKPLYVTKTSGGGKFLLPGMPEKEMFIYALKDANDNMIFDGDDEEIAFLNTSLMPKDSVATPTILYIFKEKPIDTLKATKEKDKATSTGKRGREKKDNQIISYKVVVDTSDKERRTHDVNEPILITVSTQINSYDDSKVFLSCDSLGIEVEALTNVRIDSTDSTRLNVYTTWKENTLYTLRLQKGFAKDSTLQEAMPSKHSFRTKNDDDYAKLNINMPSKYKGAKYLLQLNKGDDTLYKKPIIDTVVKIKRLNPGTYRVFLIIDENENGEWDTGSLLDRLQPEIVLPHKAEIPLKAGWENTEDFDPFLPIKPVEQSPPMRDTTIRK; encoded by the coding sequence ATGAAAGAACAGACGGTTCGAGTTTTATTTATATTCTTACTAGTTGCTATATTCTATAGCTGTGCCAATATAGTACCTCCAGAAGGGGGTGATAAGGACGTAACGCCACCTAAATTACTGTCTATTACCCCTAAAGACTCTTTAATAAACACAAGAGTTACAGAGATAGAAATGCGTTTTGATGAATTCTTAGAATTAAAAGATGCGACATCGGAAGTAAGAGTATCACCTGTATTGCCTTTCCCCTTAGATGTGAGGCTTTCTGGGAAGAAAGTAAAAGTGTTGATACCAGACTCTTTACTAAATGAAAATACCACCTACAGGATAGACTTTGGAACAGCCATTAGAGATCTGCATGAAGGAAATGCTTATAAAGGTTCCAGTTACATTTTTAGCACAGGTAATTACTTCGATTCTTTAATGCTTAGTGGTAAGGTTATTAATGCCAATACAGGTACACCTGCTGATGGTGTGAATGTAATGGTTTACTTGGCAAAAGATGGTGACTCTGCGGTAGTAAAAAAGAAGCCTTTATACGTAACAAAGACATCTGGAGGGGGCAAGTTTTTATTGCCTGGTATGCCAGAAAAAGAAATGTTTATCTACGCATTGAAGGATGCCAATGATAACATGATATTTGATGGTGATGATGAGGAAATTGCATTTTTGAATACTAGCCTGATGCCTAAGGATTCTGTTGCTACTCCTACCATATTATATATATTTAAAGAAAAGCCTATTGATACCTTAAAGGCTACAAAAGAAAAGGATAAGGCTACTAGTACGGGTAAGCGTGGTAGAGAGAAAAAAGATAACCAAATTATAAGCTACAAAGTAGTAGTAGACACTTCGGATAAGGAAAGAAGAACACATGATGTTAATGAGCCTATATTAATAACTGTCAGTACACAAATCAACAGTTATGACGATAGTAAAGTATTCCTAAGCTGTGATAGCTTAGGGATAGAAGTGGAGGCATTGACAAATGTTCGTATTGATAGCACTGACAGCACAAGGCTTAATGTGTACACGACATGGAAAGAGAATACTCTATATACTTTAAGGTTACAGAAGGGATTTGCTAAAGACTCTACGCTTCAGGAAGCTATGCCATCCAAGCATAGTTTTAGAACTAAGAATGATGATGATTATGCAAAGCTGAACATCAACATGCCTTCAAAATATAAGGGGGCGAAGTATTTGCTACAATTAAACAAAGGTGATGACACTTTGTATAAAAAGCCGATTATTGACACCGTAGTGAAAATAAAACGCTTAAATCCTGGAACATACAGGGTGTTTTTAATCATAGATGAGAATGAGAATGGAGAGTGGGATACAGGTAGCTTGCTTGATAGGTTACAGCCTGAAATAGTATTGCCCCATAAAGCAGAAATACCTTTGAAGGCCGGTTGGGAAAACACGGAGGACTTTGATCCTTTTTTGCCAATAAAGCCTGTAGAACAATCACCCCCTATGAGGGATACGACTATTCGTAAATAA
- a CDS encoding S9 family peptidase produces the protein MKHLLLPIMLLTSGSLLAQDHMTPELLWSLKRVGAEGISDDGKTLFFSSRKYDWKTETSKSEKYALNIASGQATLLNSGDISVIQRAGKVWYGVDGNKLFRSEDKGADWKELYQLNDGAENVQVSPDGTKVIYSKEVLVKKMMGTDIYPDLPKSTAQVYTDLNYRHWDTWEDGKFSHVFVANMIDGSETDIMQDQPFDCPQKPFGGAEDLMWAPDGKGVVYVTKKKFGKAYAISTNTDIFYYDLATKNTVNWSANMMGFDMSPSFSPDGKRIAWTSMKRDGYEADKNDIIVMDIESQQSFKRNLTSSWDGTVNGFAWSNNGKEIYFTAAHRGTVQLFKIAVPANLMTESLPMVSKITEGKFDVGGIVGQTGKQLIVSRRDMNHASELYAVTLSNGKMEQLTHENDDIYNNLKMSNTELRMMRTSDGGEMGTWVIYPPDFDPKKKYPTLLYCQGGPQSALSQFYSFRWNFQLMAAQGYIVVAPNRHGMPGWGVNWNEAISKDWGGQPMRDYLLAIDEVAKESYVDNERLGCIGASYGGYSVFMLAGMHENRFKSFIAHDGLFDLKSWYGTTEELWFANWDIGGAYWDKPQAESYKRFNPINFVDKWNTPIMIVQGGLDFRVGIEQGLEAFQAAQLQGIKSKLLYFPNENHWVLHAQNGITWHREFFKWLEETVK, from the coding sequence ATGAAGCATCTTTTATTGCCAATAATGCTACTAACATCAGGTAGCTTATTAGCACAAGACCATATGACACCAGAATTGCTTTGGAGCCTTAAACGTGTGGGCGCTGAGGGTATCAGTGACGATGGTAAAACATTATTTTTCTCTTCAAGAAAGTACGACTGGAAAACAGAAACTTCAAAGTCTGAAAAATATGCATTAAACATAGCGTCAGGACAAGCTACGTTGTTAAATAGTGGCGATATATCTGTTATTCAAAGAGCTGGTAAGGTTTGGTATGGTGTTGATGGTAATAAGCTCTTTAGAAGCGAGGATAAAGGTGCTGACTGGAAAGAACTATATCAGTTGAATGACGGTGCTGAGAATGTACAAGTGTCACCTGATGGTACAAAGGTCATTTACTCTAAGGAGGTATTGGTGAAAAAAATGATGGGTACAGATATATATCCAGACTTGCCAAAATCTACAGCTCAGGTATATACAGACCTAAACTATAGACACTGGGATACTTGGGAAGATGGAAAATTCTCTCATGTTTTTGTAGCCAATATGATAGATGGTAGTGAAACCGATATCATGCAAGATCAGCCGTTTGATTGTCCTCAAAAACCCTTTGGTGGTGCAGAAGATCTTATGTGGGCTCCTGATGGTAAAGGCGTAGTGTATGTTACCAAAAAGAAATTTGGTAAAGCATATGCCATAAGTACCAATACCGATATTTTCTACTATGATCTTGCTACAAAAAATACGGTGAACTGGTCGGCTAATATGATGGGTTTTGATATGAGTCCTTCTTTCAGTCCTGATGGTAAGCGTATTGCATGGACAAGTATGAAACGTGACGGCTATGAGGCTGATAAGAATGATATAATAGTGATGGATATTGAAAGCCAACAGTCTTTCAAAAGAAACTTGACCAGCTCATGGGATGGAACGGTAAATGGCTTTGCATGGAGCAATAACGGCAAGGAAATATATTTTACTGCAGCACACAGAGGTACGGTACAATTGTTCAAAATAGCTGTGCCTGCTAATTTGATGACAGAAAGCTTACCTATGGTTAGTAAAATAACAGAAGGTAAGTTTGATGTTGGTGGAATAGTAGGGCAGACAGGCAAGCAGCTTATTGTGTCTAGAAGAGATATGAATCATGCTAGTGAGCTATATGCTGTTACGTTATCTAATGGTAAAATGGAGCAATTGACTCATGAGAATGATGATATCTATAATAATCTAAAAATGAGCAATACTGAGTTGCGTATGATGCGTACCAGTGATGGTGGTGAAATGGGTACATGGGTTATTTATCCTCCTGATTTTGACCCTAAGAAGAAATATCCAACACTTCTGTATTGTCAAGGAGGTCCACAGTCTGCATTGTCTCAGTTCTATAGCTTCCGTTGGAATTTTCAATTGATGGCTGCACAAGGATATATTGTAGTGGCACCAAACCGTCATGGTATGCCGGGTTGGGGTGTTAATTGGAATGAAGCTATTAGTAAAGATTGGGGTGGACAGCCTATGAGAGATTACCTTTTGGCAATAGATGAAGTGGCTAAAGAAAGTTATGTGGACAATGAGCGATTAGGTTGTATCGGAGCCAGCTATGGTGGTTATAGTGTATTCATGTTAGCTGGTATGCACGAGAATCGTTTTAAATCATTTATAGCTCATGATGGTTTGTTTGATCTGAAAAGTTGGTATGGTACTACAGAAGAACTATGGTTTGCTAATTGGGACATAGGTGGTGCTTATTGGGATAAGCCGCAAGCTGAAAGCTACAAGCGTTTTAACCCAATAAATTTTGTAGATAAGTGGAACACTCCAATAATGATCGTACAAGGTGGACTTGATTTTAGAGTAGGTATAGAGCAAGGACTAGAGGCTTTTCAAGCGGCACAGTTACAAGGTATCAAAAGTAAGCTGCTTTATTTCCCTAATGAGAACCACTGGGTATTACATGCACAGAATGGTATAACTTGGCATAGAGAGTTCTTTAAATGGCTGGAAGAAACTGTTAAGTAA
- a CDS encoding heme-binding domain-containing protein: MLKKILLGLLVLLLVAQFIRPEKNTAQLASEHDIRVHYNVPGNVLSILKRACYDCHSNNSSYPWYTNIQPIGWWIQHHIDEGKEHFNFSEFGAYSIKKAAHKMEEVAEEVEEGEMPLTNYTWMHADAKLADSEKELIVSWAKDLQHQLETKK, from the coding sequence ATGTTGAAAAAGATATTATTAGGCTTACTGGTATTGTTACTAGTTGCCCAGTTTATAAGACCAGAGAAAAACACTGCTCAGCTTGCAAGTGAACACGATATAAGGGTGCATTATAATGTGCCGGGCAATGTGCTTAGTATACTAAAAAGGGCTTGCTATGATTGTCATAGTAATAATTCTTCCTACCCTTGGTATACTAATATACAACCTATTGGGTGGTGGATACAGCATCATATTGATGAAGGGAAAGAGCATTTTAACTTCTCTGAATTCGGTGCATATTCTATAAAGAAAGCCGCTCATAAAATGGAAGAAGTAGCTGAAGAGGTAGAGGAAGGAGAAATGCCACTGACCAATTATACATGGATGCATGCTGATGCTAAACTTGCAGATAGTGAGAAGGAGCTTATTGTTTCTTGGGCAAAGGATCTGCAACATCAATTAGAAACAAAAAAATAG
- a CDS encoding exodeoxyribonuclease III yields the protein MRIITYNVNGIRAAIKKGFMEWMAEDPADIICLQETKAMKENVDHEAIEALGYHNYWFSANKKGYSGVAIFTKIKPDNVIEGNGMEQSDFEGRVIRADFGDMTLINAYFPSGTSGTERQDYKYQWLDEFYDYLQELRKERPNIIVVGDYNICHREIDIHNPKGNKKNSGFLPEERAWMDKFFDSGFIDTFRYFNEDPHHYTWWSQRFPSVRLENKGWRIDYISATEPLRDKLKAAAIYPDVKHSDHCPSILEIDI from the coding sequence ATGCGTATTATAACCTACAATGTAAATGGAATAAGAGCTGCAATAAAGAAGGGCTTTATGGAATGGATGGCTGAAGATCCGGCAGATATTATATGTTTGCAAGAAACGAAGGCTATGAAGGAAAACGTGGATCATGAAGCGATAGAAGCACTAGGCTATCATAACTACTGGTTCTCTGCTAATAAAAAAGGGTATAGTGGAGTGGCTATATTTACAAAGATAAAACCCGATAATGTAATAGAGGGCAATGGTATGGAGCAAAGTGATTTTGAAGGTAGGGTGATACGTGCCGATTTTGGGGATATGACTTTAATAAACGCCTATTTCCCAAGTGGTACCAGTGGTACAGAAAGACAGGATTACAAATATCAGTGGTTAGATGAGTTTTATGATTATCTACAAGAGCTAAGAAAGGAAAGGCCTAATATAATAGTAGTTGGTGATTATAATATTTGTCATAGAGAAATAGATATCCATAATCCCAAGGGGAATAAGAAGAATAGTGGTTTCTTACCGGAAGAACGTGCCTGGATGGATAAATTCTTTGATAGCGGATTTATTGATACATTTAGATATTTTAATGAAGACCCACATCATTATACTTGGTGGAGTCAACGTTTCCCAAGCGTAAGATTGGAGAATAAGGGGTGGCGTATTGACTATATTAGTGCTACAGAACCTTTAAGAGATAAATTGAAAGCAGCTGCAATATATCCTGATGTAAAACATTCTGATCATTGCCCTTCGATTTTAGAAATTGATATATAA